The genomic interval CATACTGTAGTGCTTTTAAAGTGAAAAAATATTGGTGTTTTTGTTTTACAATCATTTATAATTTTTTTTAATTTGTCAGCTTTAAAATCTTTCTCAGATATTAATTTACCAGCCTCTAACCTATCTATCGAAATGGCATTATATCTCCTCTCAAAAACATTTCCCGGGCAAATAATTTGAGGAGCACCATATGCTAATCCATCCATTATACTATTTTGTCCTCCATGATTAATAAAGGCTATTGCTTCTGGTAATAACTTTTCAAAATTAAATCTATCTTTTACTATTATATTTTTTTCTTTAATACTTTTTATCTGACTAGAAGCAATATATATATCATATTGAGAATTTATAAATCCTCTTTTCATTTCTTTTATTTGTTTTTTAGGAGAAATAGCTCCATTTCCCATATAAACTATAATTTTATTTCTTCTTTCAAAATTTAAGCTATCACTTTTTATATTATAAGTATTTAAAGCTCCTGCAAATATTACATTCTCACTTTCAACTGGTTCTAAATCATAAGAACTAGGTATTATTTTTAGATTAGCCCATTTGAAAATATCCAATGTAGATTCAAGCTTTGGCAAATTCATTTCTTGCAAAAAATCATTAACACTATTACTATATTTTGGACTACTAGCGTATTCTTTTTGTACTGGATAGCTAAAACTTGTAGCAACTTTTTTATTTTCAAGTTTCGCTGCTACAATGGCAGCAATTCTGAATTCTGCATAGACTATATCAGGCTTAAAATCTTTTATAGCTTTTCGAATATATTTTACATCTTCTTGAAAATGCTTTTTACTAATAATTCCAAATATATGCATCACTTCTTCATAGCTATTAATCTTCTTTCTTTTCTGAATACCCAACTTTTTTACCAAGCATATTAAAATTTCACTTAAGTAATTTGGTAATCCAAAAAATGATGGCAATGGTGCAAAATAATTTTTAACATTTTTTAGTGGAAAATAATTGATATCTCTAGCAGCACAAAAAGCTACCTGATGCCCTCTGTATATTGATTCATTAGCAATTTTTTTTGCCCTAGAGAATGGGCCTCGAGCTTCAACGGGTACCGCCATTGGAGCTATTAATATTTTCATTTTTTACCTCTCCTTTACCATTATATTAACTTTCATATCCTACCTTAAAGATTATATAGAATTCAGAAGACCCTCTTCATAAACCCTTCTTACAATATCTTCAGTCTCAGGTTCTTTAATACTTAAATCAATCAACTTATGATCTCTACTTAATATGCTAACAGCCTCAGCAGTCCCAATATTTTCTTTAAAGAAAGAAAGCCATTTAACCTGCCCCTCATCTTTAACAATGTTCAATCTAGGATCATTAATTGAAACATTATCTTCAGCAAATTGAGCCATTAAAAGATATTGATTTCCATACTGCTCTTTAAAATCATCAAGCATGCCATCATATAAGATATGCCCATGATCAATCATTATTAATCTATCACAAATATGTTCAATATCATCCATATCATGTGTAGTCAATATCACAGTAGTTCCTTTTTCTCTATTTATTACTTTAATGAATTTTCTGATCTTATTTTTCACTACCACATCAAGACCTATAGTGGGTTCATCCAGATATAAGACATCTGGATCATGCAGTAAAGCCACAGTTAGATTTGCCCTCATCTTCTGTCCAAGACTTAAAGTACGTACAGGTTTTCTTAAAAACTCCTCCATGTCTAATAAATCCACATAAAATTCAACATTTCTTTTAAACTTGCTATCTTCTACCTTATACATCTTTTTATATAGCTCAAAAGTTTCTTCCATGGGCAAATCCCAATATAATTGTGACCTCTGCCCAAAAACAACTCCCATATTCATGGAATTTTCTTTTCGATTATTAAAAGGCACCAGCCCATTTACTCTTATCTCTCCTGCAGAAGGTAGTAAAATACCTGTTAGCATTTTTATTGTTGTAGATTTACCTGCTCCATTAGGTCCAATATATCCTAGCAATTCCCCTTTTTCTATCTTAAATGAAATATCATCTACAGCTTTTTTCACTTGATATTCTCGTTTAAAAATAGACTTCAAGGCACTACCTAGCCCTTTTTTTCTTGTAAAAACTTTAAATTCTTTTGAAAGATTATTTACATCTATAAAAGACATCATATACCTCCTTAAGATCCAGTACTTTCGTAATGATTAACACCTTTATTCCAGAACAATATTGCCACTAATAATAACATAATCCCAACAAAGGGCGATAAATAGCTAATAATTGGATGGAAAAACAAAAAATCTTCTTTGTCTATAAATATCTGAGAAGGATAAAAACTAATAAAACCATAAGGGATAATTATTGTGAGTAATATCTGTATAAATCGATTATATATTGATAAGGGATAAGTAATGAATTGTTTTAAATTAAAGAAAAATACATTCATAATATTGCTAGCACTAATCACCCAAAAAACAGGTATAGTAGTAATAAGAAAAGCTGCAGCCTGAATTAATGCTCCACTGACGATTACAATTATTAAAAAAAATAAATTAAAAAAAGAGAAAGTAAAATCCAGATTCATAAGACATATTACTATAGTTATTATTGATAATGAAATATGACTAACATAAGCCGTATTGAAATTCCTGGTAATTAAATATAAAAGCTCGTTTAATGGTCTAATTAATATCTCATCAAAATCACCACTTCTAATCATTGAATAAAGCTGTTGACATGGATTAAACATGAAAAAAGCAGCCAGACTATATGATATCAGATTCAAACTATAAAGTAACATAACTTCAAAGGGACCCCAACCCCCTATTGTCTCAAATTGATTGATCATAATCCAGATAAGTGAAATTTGTGCCCCATAAGATACAAACTGGGCTATACAACCTGATATAAAAGAACCCCTGTATTCTGCTATAGACTGTATTCTTATTTTTATAAATTCTATGTAGAGAGTTAAGTAATGCATATATCATCCTCCAAATATAATTATCTTTTTCTGGGCTTGATACCAAATAATTTTTTCTAAAAGTAATAAAGTAATTATCCAGACAATTTGCATAAACAGGACATTTAAAGATTCTGATATACTAATCCTTTCTAAATATATATTAATTGGGTCAAATGATACCAGGCGAAAAGGTAAGAACCTGCTGATATTATATAAGATATCTGGATAAAACCAGAGAGGAACTAATGACCCTGCAAAAAGTTTTTCAAAAGCACTTAAATACCAGGGTACATACCAGGAGTTTTCTAGCCAAAAAGCTAACAATCCCAAAATATAATTAATAGAATACATAATAACTATGGCATTGATAAGGCTTAGTATGAAAATTACAAGATTCAAAGATAATGAAGGTAATTTAAAGCCCCAGAAAAAGGCTGCAAGTAAACAGGTAGGAATAATACTAAAGATGATCTTGAATAATTTATCTCCAAAATCTTCAGCAATAAAATAAAACTTTATATTAAGTGGCTTTATAAGACTATTAGCAATATCTCCTTTATTAATTGCTTCTCCCAAATTTTGCCCGATATATGTATTTGTAAGACCACTTATAAATAGATTCAAAATAACAAAACTAATCATCTCATCTAAACTAACGCCACTCACAGTAGCTTGATTTACAAATAAAGCCTTCCATACATTTACCTGAATATAAACCCAGAGCACACTTGTTAGAATAGAAAAAATAAAATTAAAACGATAAGTTAATTTTAACTGAAATATTTTTTTAATATACTCAAGATATAGTGACAAAATACTTCCTCCCCTTTTATTGATTTTACTCAGTCAAATCATATTTCTGAAGGTAAGTGACTTTTATACATTTCTAAACAGTTGTTATTATTGCTTAATGTATCCATTGTGTCTTTTGCTGGTTTTAGATATATAATAGGATAATCCTTTTCATCATATATTTTACGTATGGGAAAAGCTAACTTCTCTGTATCAATAGCAAATTGTGCATTAATTCCTTTCTTATTTCCTCTAGCGTCCAACCTAATCCATTTATTTAATTTTGATAAATATACAGCATTTAATGCATGAATAACATATCCAGTCTCAGGGGTATCCCCCAAAGTAAGCCTTTGATAGCAAAAGCCTGCTGGAATATTTACTGCTCTAAGTAATGCTGCAAGCAAATTAGATTTAGCATAACAGATTCCTTCTTTATATACTAAAACTTCTGATGCTTTTCTAGTTATTCTTGAGCTTTGTATATCCCAGGAATGCTTAATGTCATCTCTTACGAACTCAAATGCTTTTTTGACTTTATCATTCTCACTTATGCAATTATGATATAGCTCTTCAACTTTTTCCCTAATTGTCAAATGACTATAATCAAGATCAATATCTTCTAATAAGTATTCTTCTATGTTTTTACTTTCAGGAATTAATTTCATTGCCTCTACCTCTTTTCTTTGACCATTACTAATGATGCCTTAGATATCCATAATATACCGATATTCCTTTAAATCCTTGCCACAGTTAATTATTCGAGTTCTACCATCATGCTCCTGTAATCTCTCTGTACTTCTCAGATTGTAAATCATACATTTCAAAATATTTTCCTCTTAATTTCATTAGCTCATCATGACTACCTTCTTCAATAATCAGACCATTTTCCAACATATATATCCTATCAGCAAAGCGAGTTGTTAATAAGCGATGTGAGATAAATATTACATTTTTTTCTTTGGCCATATTGAAAGTACATTCATTAATGGTATATTCACTAATCGGATCTAAGGCACTAGAAGGCTCATCTAAAATTATATAGTTTGAATCTTTATTAAATGCCCTGGCAATAGCAATTTTCTGTGCTTCCCCACCAGACAATTCAAGGCCATTATCATCAAACTCATTACTTAACTGTGTCATAATTCCATTCTCTAATTTGTCTAATTTTTTTATAAAATCACTTTGTTCTAATGCTTTGAGAATACTCTTATTATCCTGGCTTGACAATTTATCCATTTTAACATTTTCTCCAATATTTGCTGCAAAGAGTTGATAATCCTGAAATACAGTAGCAAAACTTTTTCGATAATCATCTACCTTGTAATTCTGTATTGCTTTTCCATCTAAAGTTATCACACCTTCATCTACATCATATAAGCGCATAAGTAGTTTAATAAGAGTGGTTTTACCAGCACCATTGTAGCCTACAATAGCAATTTTTTCATTATTTCCTATCTTCATGGAGATATTTTTTAAGGTATATTCTTTTTCATTTGGATAACGAAAAGAAACATTCTTAAGCTCTAATACACCTTTATCAGAACTTTTCTTGTTGAAAAGTAATGGTATTGAATTAGGCATATCTTTAATTTCCTCTTCATATCCCATAAAGTTACGTATTTTTTCTATGTAGAGACTATTTTCCTGAAGATCTTTCAATAATTCTGTAAAATAATGAATATGTCTTTTGAGCCTTTCAGCAGATGCCAATAGAACAACAGCACTACCGTAACTAATTGACCTTTGTACCATTGTTAAATACACAATATATATGGTATATAAGCCATCAATTACAAAACTACTACAAATATAATCTGATATAAAGCCTAAAATTAATATTTTTTTTGAATATTTCTTGATAGTATTACGCATTTTTTTATTGGTCTTAGAAAAGTCTCCTTTTAACATTTCTGATAAAGAATAAAGCCTCATTTCCTTTGCATAATCAGCCAGATAAAACACACGATTTATATATTTCCGTTCACGTTCACTTTCATTTAATTCCAGACTCATCTTATATCTAAGTTTATTTAGTTTATTATTAACCAGAGTAGTTATAATAGCTGCAGTAAAGATAACAATTAAGCCTATAGGTTCTATAAAGACAAATAAGCCAGTGGCAGTAAGCATAGTAGTAATGTTAGCAGATAATCTCACAACACAATCAATTGTTTTATCTATCCTGGTCCTAAGCTCACTGATGCTCCAGACATAATCATTATAATATTCTGGATTATCATAACAGGATATGTCTAAATTGCTTGCTTTTTCATATAACTCTATTCTCAAATTTTTATAAAGTTTTTCTTTTCCCTTTGGCTCTATACTTTGATAGTAATAACCGTCAATAAGTTTGGCTGTAGCTATGACTACACTTAATACTAAAATATAGATAAGGGCATGATAAAATGGTCTTCCATATTGAATAACATCCAATATAAACTTAATCCCTATTACATGTTCCATAAAAACAAGAAACTTATTAAAAGCCATAGTAGAACAGGCTGCAAAAATAAACCTGGGAGTATATTTCCAGGCATATTTGAGTATAAATAAGTTGTTCTGTAAAACTTTCCTGGTACTTTGACTCTTTGAAGTTCTTTTATCTAGCATTTTTAATCCCTACTTTCATACCTGCATTCTCAAAGCCCTTCATATTGTCTTCTCTAAATTTCTCTGCCTGTTTATTGAACATCTCAGCATATTTACCATTAATACTAATAAGTTGTTTATGATTGCCTTCTTCAATAATTCTACCATCTTCCATCATATAGATGTGATCTGCCAGAATAGCAGATGATAAGCGATGGGATATAAATATTACTATTTTATCTTTGCATGTTTCCATTATATTTTGATATAGATAATATTCAGCAACAGGATCTAAAGCACTTGTAGGTTCATCTAATATCACAATTTCATAATCATTTGCAATAGCCCTTGCTATAGCAATCTTTTGCATTTCTCCCCCTGATAATACTGCACCATTTTTATCAAATTCTTTTGTCAATACAGTATCTATTCCATTTGGTAATCTCTCTACCTTTTTATATATTCCACTTTTTTCAAGTGCCCCAATAACTCTATCTTTTTCTTCAACTGTTTCTACTTTTTTCATCAGTACATTTTCTGCAACAGTCATTGAAAAAATTTGATAATCTTGAAAAGTTGCCCCATACAAATTTCGATAATTCTGAAGTTTATAATCTTTTATATTACGACCATTTAGCATTATTCTGCCTTCTGTTGGATCATATAATCTCATTAATAGTTTTACAAATGTACTTTTACCAGCACCATTTTGTCCCACTATTGCAATCTTTGCCTTCTTATTTATTTTAATATTCAATGATTTCAACTGATAATCTTCATCTTTATAGGCAAATTTTAGATTTTCAAAAACTATAGAATTCACTGGACGACTTACTTTTTTTGCATCCTTTTTTTCTATAATTTTAGGCCTGTAATTTAGAAAGTCTTTCAACTTATTAAGAAACATACCATTTTCATAAATAGAGACCATTCTCTCAGCCACATCTATTATCATCCATGCCCCACTAACCATAGCACTGGACAATATAGCAAATTCACTTAAGGTAATAGATTGTGTTACAATAGCCCTATATGCGCCATATAGCAATACCCCTTCAAAAAGAAACATAAAACTAGTTACAGTTTTTAAAAAGTAAGTCCATGCTGCTTTTGTTTTCATAGACTCAATAACCTTTAGGACTCCCTCGTAACCTTCATTATATATATCTTTCATTACTGTAAATATATTTGAAAGCCTTATTTCCTTGGCAAACTCTTTTAAATAAACTATCCGATTAACATATTCCATTCTCCGCTGGAAAGGTACAGACTTAATATACCTTTGATAATATATCTTATTTAGCTTTTTACCAATTACAAAATTCCCTATTATCGGGAATATTACAAATAATAAGACCCAGGGATCTATATTAAACATAGTATAAAATACATAAGTTACAGCCAGAGCAGCAAAAATTATTTTTGAGCAATTCTCTATAGTTTGTGTAATTTTTTCATTAGCACCTTCCATGGCAACTGTATAATTGTTATAAAATTCTTTATCTTCATAACAGGACAACTCTACTTTTTCTGCCTTATCATATAGTTTTTGATATACATTTTCATAAATTATGTTATCACTTATAGGTTTGAAATAGTTATAAAACCACTTATTATAGAAATCTACAAACATAAAAACACTTGCACTTATAATAATAAAAATTACAATATGGCTAAAGCTTCTATTACCCTCCATAGATTCCAGTAAATATCTGATAAAAATAATACCATAGAAAATTCTGCGAAAGTTATCGAGACCATATTTTATGAATTCAAGATAAATTCTCTGTGGATGAATCTTATGTACCATCTTTAAAACATAAAAATTATTATACAACATACTTTCATCTTGATTTTTCATAACTTTGTCCTTTCTGGTCTTTACAATAAACCGTTTTGCTCCAAGACCTCAGCTTCTTTCCAATATTGAAGAAATTTTTCTTTATAAAATTTATATCTAGGATCCGACGGAGCATTCAGCAAATTTTCTCTTTTTATAGTACGGATAATAATGCCACGAATTATATCATATCGATATTGTGGTAATGTTTCATATTTTTCATATATAAATGTTCCTTTTTCCTGATATTCTATGATTTTTTCATATACATCATCTATATATTCATAGTCAAGAATTGGTACCGGTGAACTGGATGTGGCACATGTAAAAACATCTGAGTTATCATTAATTTGATAATCACCTACACAATGATATATATATCCACTTAATCCCTTATAGAAATATTCAAGAGCACCACTAAACATCTCCTGAAAAACCAACACCCCATCTTTTCTTATATCCAACATAGGCATTTTTATTTCCAACTTGTCTGTATTCCATATATAGTGTAATGCCAGTTGCTTGCTTGTTGTTAAATATACAAGGGGTTCTTTCAGATTAGAATATGGTGAAGCAAATGGTCGAAGTTCCCTAAGACCAGCTTTTGTTGTTCCATGGTAAAAATCCATTTATAAAGACTCCTTTCTATTCAAATATCTCTTTCTTGCTAAACTGCATTTGTTTAACATAGCATCAGTCAATAAATGCGCTTCCATCAAGACCTGCTTTTACTTGTTCAGGATGAATTTGTCTAAATCCAATTGATGAACGGATTGAATTTACTTCATTAGCTGTTATTTCATTTTTATAAGCAATGTTCATCCATACCTACCCCCTAGTTATCTTATGTAAATACTCTTTAATCAAATCTTAAGTGCAATGTTATCTCAATCATCAGCAGGATGCGTAGAGCTCTTCTAAATCTTTTATGTTTATGACGTTCTTGAATCTTAAAAATATATTGCTATTTATTGTATCATGAACCCATTTCCTTGTAAACAGTAAATAGCAATATAAGGCATAATATTCTTTGTTTTATTTAGCAGCAAGATTATTTACTTGACTTCATAGAATATTTAAACAAACAATCTCAAGATAAAGTGAGTTCTTAGTTTCAGAGGGAGTTTTTTATCTCTCACTGAAACTTAGTAAAACGAATCCAGGAGGTTAGTGCCACTTATCCCCCACTTTAAAGAAGTGGGGGTATTAGTGACAGTTAGCTCTCGGATAAAAAGTAAACTGTCTATTATTTAAGCTGAACAATTCTACTTAATAAAAAAAACAACAGTAATATTCAAATTACTGTTAGTTTTGATACTTTCAAATTTATAATATATTAATGTATTATCTTCTTTACTTCCTCCAGATTTTCAATTTCAAAGATATTATTCCTTA from Halanaerobiaceae bacterium ANBcell28 carries:
- a CDS encoding nucleotide disphospho-sugar-binding domain-containing protein, whose protein sequence is MKILIAPMAVPVEARGPFSRAKKIANESIYRGHQVAFCAARDINYFPLKNVKNYFAPLPSFFGLPNYLSEILICLVKKLGIQKRKKINSYEEVMHIFGIISKKHFQEDVKYIRKAIKDFKPDIVYAEFRIAAIVAAKLENKKVATSFSYPVQKEYASSPKYSNSVNDFLQEMNLPKLESTLDIFKWANLKIIPSSYDLEPVESENVIFAGALNTYNIKSDSLNFERRNKIIVYMGNGAISPKKQIKEMKRGFINSQYDIYIASSQIKSIKEKNIIVKDRFNFEKLLPEAIAFINHGGQNSIMDGLAYGAPQIICPGNVFERRYNAISIDRLEAGKLISEKDFKADKLKKIINDCKTKTPIFFHFKSTTV
- a CDS encoding ATP-binding cassette domain-containing protein is translated as MSFIDVNNLSKEFKVFTRKKGLGSALKSIFKREYQVKKAVDDISFKIEKGELLGYIGPNGAGKSTTIKMLTGILLPSAGEIRVNGLVPFNNRKENSMNMGVVFGQRSQLYWDLPMEETFELYKKMYKVEDSKFKRNVEFYVDLLDMEEFLRKPVRTLSLGQKMRANLTVALLHDPDVLYLDEPTIGLDVVVKNKIRKFIKVINREKGTTVILTTHDMDDIEHICDRLIMIDHGHILYDGMLDDFKEQYGNQYLLMAQFAEDNVSINDPRLNIVKDEGQVKWLSFFKENIGTAEAVSILSRDHKLIDLSIKEPETEDIVRRVYEEGLLNSI
- a CDS encoding ABC-2 family transporter protein, which gives rise to MHYLTLYIEFIKIRIQSIAEYRGSFISGCIAQFVSYGAQISLIWIMINQFETIGGWGPFEVMLLYSLNLISYSLAAFFMFNPCQQLYSMIRSGDFDEILIRPLNELLYLITRNFNTAYVSHISLSIITIVICLMNLDFTFSFFNLFFLIIVIVSGALIQAAAFLITTIPVFWVISASNIMNVFFFNLKQFITYPLSIYNRFIQILLTIIIPYGFISFYPSQIFIDKEDFLFFHPIISYLSPFVGIMLLLVAILFWNKGVNHYESTGS
- a CDS encoding ABC-2 family transporter protein; the encoded protein is MSLYLEYIKKIFQLKLTYRFNFIFSILTSVLWVYIQVNVWKALFVNQATVSGVSLDEMISFVILNLFISGLTNTYIGQNLGEAINKGDIANSLIKPLNIKFYFIAEDFGDKLFKIIFSIIPTCLLAAFFWGFKLPSLSLNLVIFILSLINAIVIMYSINYILGLLAFWLENSWYVPWYLSAFEKLFAGSLVPLWFYPDILYNISRFLPFRLVSFDPINIYLERISISESLNVLFMQIVWIITLLLLEKIIWYQAQKKIIIFGG
- a CDS encoding transglutaminase family protein, which codes for MKLIPESKNIEEYLLEDIDLDYSHLTIREKVEELYHNCISENDKVKKAFEFVRDDIKHSWDIQSSRITRKASEVLVYKEGICYAKSNLLAALLRAVNIPAGFCYQRLTLGDTPETGYVIHALNAVYLSKLNKWIRLDARGNKKGINAQFAIDTEKLAFPIRKIYDEKDYPIIYLKPAKDTMDTLSNNNNCLEMYKSHLPSEI
- a CDS encoding ABC transporter ATP-binding protein: MLDKRTSKSQSTRKVLQNNLFILKYAWKYTPRFIFAACSTMAFNKFLVFMEHVIGIKFILDVIQYGRPFYHALIYILVLSVVIATAKLIDGYYYQSIEPKGKEKLYKNLRIELYEKASNLDISCYDNPEYYNDYVWSISELRTRIDKTIDCVVRLSANITTMLTATGLFVFIEPIGLIVIFTAAIITTLVNNKLNKLRYKMSLELNESERERKYINRVFYLADYAKEMRLYSLSEMLKGDFSKTNKKMRNTIKKYSKKILILGFISDYICSSFVIDGLYTIYIVYLTMVQRSISYGSAVVLLASAERLKRHIHYFTELLKDLQENSLYIEKIRNFMGYEEEIKDMPNSIPLLFNKKSSDKGVLELKNVSFRYPNEKEYTLKNISMKIGNNEKIAIVGYNGAGKTTLIKLLMRLYDVDEGVITLDGKAIQNYKVDDYRKSFATVFQDYQLFAANIGENVKMDKLSSQDNKSILKALEQSDFIKKLDKLENGIMTQLSNEFDDNGLELSGGEAQKIAIARAFNKDSNYIILDEPSSALDPISEYTINECTFNMAKEKNVIFISHRLLTTRFADRIYMLENGLIIEEGSHDELMKLRGKYFEMYDLQSEKYREITGA
- a CDS encoding ABC transporter ATP-binding protein, encoding MKNQDESMLYNNFYVLKMVHKIHPQRIYLEFIKYGLDNFRRIFYGIIFIRYLLESMEGNRSFSHIVIFIIISASVFMFVDFYNKWFYNYFKPISDNIIYENVYQKLYDKAEKVELSCYEDKEFYNNYTVAMEGANEKITQTIENCSKIIFAALAVTYVFYTMFNIDPWVLLFVIFPIIGNFVIGKKLNKIYYQRYIKSVPFQRRMEYVNRIVYLKEFAKEIRLSNIFTVMKDIYNEGYEGVLKVIESMKTKAAWTYFLKTVTSFMFLFEGVLLYGAYRAIVTQSITLSEFAILSSAMVSGAWMIIDVAERMVSIYENGMFLNKLKDFLNYRPKIIEKKDAKKVSRPVNSIVFENLKFAYKDEDYQLKSLNIKINKKAKIAIVGQNGAGKSTFVKLLMRLYDPTEGRIMLNGRNIKDYKLQNYRNLYGATFQDYQIFSMTVAENVLMKKVETVEEKDRVIGALEKSGIYKKVERLPNGIDTVLTKEFDKNGAVLSGGEMQKIAIARAIANDYEIVILDEPTSALDPVAEYYLYQNIMETCKDKIVIFISHRLSSAILADHIYMMEDGRIIEEGNHKQLISINGKYAEMFNKQAEKFREDNMKGFENAGMKVGIKNAR